GGAGGCCGACGTCCGCGAGGCCATGCGTGAAGTGCGCCTGGCCCTGCTGGAGGCCGACGTCAGCTACAAAGTTGTCAAGGACTTCATCGCCGGCGTCACCGCCAAGGCCGTCGGCGCCCAAGTGCTCGAAAGCCTGACGCCCGCCCAGATGATCATCAAGATCGTGTGCGACGACCTGACCGCCCTGATGGGCGGCGGCGCCGCGAAACTCAGCGTCGCTGCCAAGGCGCCTACCATCGTCATGCTGGTAGGTCTGCAAGGCGCCGGCAAAACGACCAACGGCGCGAAACTGGCGGGCATGATGAAAAAACAGCAGGGTAAACGCCCGCTGCTGGTCGCCTGCGACGTATACCGCCCGGCGGCCGTCCGGCAGCTTCAGATTGTCGGCGAACAGCTTGAGCTCCCAGTCTTCGAGCGCGGGCAGTCGGATCCCGTCGAGATCGCGCGGGAGGCCGTCGCCCACGCTGTGCGGCACGGAAACGACATGGTTTTCCTCGACACCGCCGGCCGACTGCATATCGACGAGGCGCTGATGGACGAACTGCGGCGCATCAAGGCCGCCGTGTCGCCGCACGAGATCCTGCTGGTCGTCGACGCGATGACAGGGCAGGACGCCGTGTCGGCCGCCACCGCTTTCAACGAGGCGCTGGGCATCGACGGCGTGCTGCTGACCAAGCTGGACGGGGACGCGCGCGGCGGCGCCGCGCTGTCGGTGCGCGCCGTGACGGGTAAGCCCGTCAAATTCTGCGGCGTCGGCGAAAAATTGGGCGACATCGAAGTCTTCCACCCCGACCGCATGGCTTCCCGCATCCTTGGCATGGGCGACATGCTGACGCTCATCGAAAAGGCCGAGCGCAGCTTTGACAACGAAAAGGCGCGGGAGCTGGAAAACCGCCTGCGGAGCAACCGCTTCACGCTGACGGACTTTTACGACCAGCTGGTGCAGCTGCGCGGTATGGGGTCTCTCTCTGACGTGCTTGGCATGATGCCCGGCCTCGACAAACGGGCGCTCGCCGGCGCGAAGCTCGACGAGCGGGCGCTGTCGCGCACCGAGGCCATCATTCTCTCTATGACGGAGCAGGAGCGTGAAAACCCCGCTCTCCTCAATTCCTCGCGCAAACGCCGCGTGGCCGCCGGCAGCGGCACCCGTGTGGAGGACATCAACAAACTGCTCAAACAGTTCGAGATGATGCGCCAGATGAGCCGCCGCATCATGGGCACCGGCGGCAAACCGCCGAAGGGCGGCAAAAAGAACCGCGGTCTTCCCTTTGGGTTTTCGTAAGAAGGTCTTCCCCTGCCGTACGAGACACAAAAAATAACTACACACTGGAGGTAAAACATCATGGTCAAGTTGAGACTCAAAAGGATGGGCGCCAAGAAATCTCCCTTTTACCGCATCGTGGTGGCCGATTCCCGCTACCCGCGCGACGGCCGCTTCATCGAGGAGATCGGCACCTACGATCCTCTGAAAAATCCGGCGGAGATCCACGTAAACGGCGAACGCGCACTCGAATGGATCCGCACGGGCGCGCAGCCCACCGATACCGTAAAATTTCTTCTCAAAAAAGCGGGTGTTCTCTGATGTTGCAGGAAGAACTGAAAGAGCTCCTCACCTATGTGGCGCGCCATCTCGTGGATGAGCCCGACGCGGTCTCCGTGACCGTGACCGAGCGGGGCGACGACCTCGTCTTGGAGCTGCGCGTGGCCACCGCCGACATGGGCAAGGTGATCGGCCGCCAAGGGCGCGTCGCCAAAGAGGTGCGCACTCTGATGAAGGCCGTCGGCCAGCGCGCCGACACCAAGGTCTCCGTCGAGATCATGGAGTGACGGAGACCACTTCTATGG
This window of the Oscillospiraceae bacterium genome carries:
- the rpsP gene encoding 30S ribosomal protein S16; translation: MMVKLRLKRMGAKKSPFYRIVVADSRYPRDGRFIEEIGTYDPLKNPAEIHVNGERALEWIRTGAQPTDTVKFLLKKAGVL
- the ffh gene encoding signal recognition particle protein, encoding MAFEGLSEKLGNVFKKLRGKGRLSEADVREAMREVRLALLEADVSYKVVKDFIAGVTAKAVGAQVLESLTPAQMIIKIVCDDLTALMGGGAAKLSVAAKAPTIVMLVGLQGAGKTTNGAKLAGMMKKQQGKRPLLVACDVYRPAAVRQLQIVGEQLELPVFERGQSDPVEIAREAVAHAVRHGNDMVFLDTAGRLHIDEALMDELRRIKAAVSPHEILLVVDAMTGQDAVSAATAFNEALGIDGVLLTKLDGDARGGAALSVRAVTGKPVKFCGVGEKLGDIEVFHPDRMASRILGMGDMLTLIEKAERSFDNEKARELENRLRSNRFTLTDFYDQLVQLRGMGSLSDVLGMMPGLDKRALAGAKLDERALSRTEAIILSMTEQERENPALLNSSRKRRVAAGSGTRVEDINKLLKQFEMMRQMSRRIMGTGGKPPKGGKKNRGLPFGFS
- a CDS encoding KH domain-containing protein, which produces MKELLTYVARHLVDEPDAVSVTVTERGDDLVLELRVATADMGKVIGRQGRVAKEVRTLMKAVGQRADTKVSVEIME